Proteins encoded within one genomic window of Methanosarcina barkeri str. Wiesmoor:
- a CDS encoding winged helix-turn-helix domain-containing protein has protein sequence MQLELLELIFLSDKRKHLLLFLKDGPKNIDEIKEALAVTSTAILPQIKKLKEKSLVVQEDKNYSLSLIGKVLVEKMQPLVSIIDVFEDNFDYWVERNFQGIPPSFRMRLGELGKCKLIQPDLDRMFELDPEIVENLSKSSSILECIAYFDPSLISMCQELARDGVKLSFLMSGPVFEYYSKDYLEDLQNMLVFKNVKLFLYLGELQIANLTVTDRFVMISLFPKSQKHFDRESLIGYEPLALQFGSELFDELLRNSTRITQIPHE, from the coding sequence TTGCAATTAGAACTTCTAGAGTTGATTTTTCTTTCCGACAAGCGAAAGCATTTATTGCTCTTTCTGAAAGACGGGCCGAAAAATATAGATGAGATCAAGGAAGCCCTTGCGGTAACGTCCACTGCCATTTTACCTCAGATTAAAAAATTAAAAGAAAAATCCCTGGTTGTTCAGGAAGACAAAAACTACAGCCTCTCACTTATAGGGAAGGTCCTTGTTGAAAAGATGCAGCCTCTCGTCAGCATAATTGACGTCTTTGAGGACAATTTTGATTATTGGGTTGAAAGAAATTTTCAGGGAATTCCTCCTTCTTTCCGAATGCGGCTTGGAGAACTCGGTAAGTGTAAACTGATTCAGCCAGATCTGGACAGGATGTTTGAGCTTGATCCGGAGATTGTTGAAAACCTCTCTAAATCGAGTAGTATTCTTGAATGTATAGCCTATTTTGATCCCTCGCTCATTTCGATGTGTCAGGAACTTGCCAGAGATGGAGTCAAGCTTTCTTTTCTTATGTCTGGACCTGTTTTTGAGTACTATTCTAAGGATTACCTCGAAGACCTCCAGAATATGCTGGTTTTTAAAAATGTGAAGCTTTTCCTCTACTTAGGAGAACTCCAGATTGCAAATCTTACCGTAACCGACAGATTTGTCATGATTTCCCTATTCCCAAAAAGTCAGAAGCATTTCGATAGAGAAAGCCTGATAGGTTACGAGCCTTTAGCTCTTCAGTTTGGAAGTGAGCTTTTTGATGAGTTGCTCAGGAATTCTACTCGGATTACCCAAATACCACATGAATAA
- a CDS encoding DUF1699 family protein, translated as MKIRVVSSREEIFTLNPNERVVHLAFRPSNKDIFALVETCPKIEVIQLPKSYRRTVSKSIEMFLEMQRIQLIEGDVWGHRKDINEYYSIPSSVIEKIRELKSEGTPAERIEEKVARESKLNPEMVAYILTKEASA; from the coding sequence ATGAAGATTAGAGTAGTTAGTTCTAGAGAGGAAATATTTACTCTCAATCCTAATGAGCGTGTTGTTCATCTGGCCTTCAGGCCTTCGAACAAGGATATTTTTGCACTCGTTGAAACCTGTCCGAAAATTGAGGTAATTCAGTTGCCCAAATCTTATAGGCGCACGGTTTCGAAATCTATAGAAATGTTCCTTGAGATGCAGAGGATCCAGCTTATCGAAGGCGACGTCTGGGGCCACAGGAAGGATATTAACGAATACTACAGTATTCCTTCCTCAGTCATTGAGAAAATAAGGGAGCTAAAATCTGAGGGGACACCTGCTGAAAGAATAGAAGAAAAGGTTGCAAGGGAGAGCAAACTCAATCCTGAGATGGTTGCTTATATCCTGACCAAAGAAGCTTCTGCCTGA